The window GACTTCGGTGGAGCGATAAGAGGAAAAACCCATCCACTCCCCATCAAGCGCAAAGGTTAACTTCCCTTTACGGTAAGCGTACCCCAGAATAACAGAAGGGGGCAGTGTGACGGAAGTTTCGATCCCCGTCGAATAGGATGTGCCGCCGAAAAATGCCTGGGACTCGTTGACAAACCCTTTCGCTAACACATCGCCTTTAATATCCACTTTCAGATCGGACCGCCATGTCACCCCAACGGAGTGGTTTTCCGTGGGACGGTACAGAACGCCGGCCGTTGCCCCAAAACCGTCGCCGTCGCCATCCATGATTTGTTCTCCATCGGCGGCCCCGGTCGCCGCGCCCCCTAAGGCGATATTGATTCCATCGATCGGAAGGGCTGATTTGAGTTCGGCGCTGGCCATGGCGTAAACGAGACCGCCGCCCACCGACAATTTGTCATTGACCTTGTAAGAAACCGTGGGATTGAAGTGCGGCAAAATCAAATCACTTTCGGTGGTCACGTAATTGAAGGGACCGTCAAAAGGCCAGACCACCTTTAAACCGAAATGGGTGTAAACACCGAAACCAAAGGCCCATGGAGAATCGGCCAAGCGGGTTGTCACGTACAAATTCGGCACCACCGGCGTGTAATTGGCGACTTTTGATTTCACAGGCCCGTTTTCATACTCCAATGAAGGGATATGAGGGGCGAACCCGATCGAAAAATTGGTCCCGTCCACATTGGTTAAACCCGCCGGGTTAAAGAAGACCGCTGACGGATCGTCCGCCACCGCCACAAAAGCGTTGCCCATTCCCATCGCGCGCGTACCGACGATTTGGTTGGCGAACCCACCGCCCCCCACCGCCCAAGCGCTGTGGCCCATGGCAAACACCAAAACACTCGCAATCAGTCGTTTCATCGAAGCCCCCTCTTATTTGGGTTGCACTCCAACTCCCGCCAACGGCAAAGTAAATTCGAAAATCGTCCCTTCTTCCTGCGTGCTTTTCACTTCAATTTTTCCCGCCATGCGCGGACACGACTTTTTCGACGTTAAACAATCCCAAGCCGGCCAGTCCCGATTGCCCCGAGGTGGGCCTTTTGGAAGGACTTCCCCGCTCGAACAGATGTGGGAGGGCCTCTTTTGTTATGGGCGTCCCCCCCGTGTTGCGGACATAACAATGGGCGAGGGCCCCCTTCCCCACGGAGCGCACCCCCAATTCCACAATTCCCCCCTTGGGTGTGTGGCGCATGGCGTTGTCGAGCAGATTGTTAAACACCCGATACTGGATCAAGTCGGGGTCGCATTGCACCCAAACATCTTCCGCGGGCGCGATCAAACGGAAATCAATGCCGGACAAGCCCGCGAAATAGGTGTAGCGCTCCCCCACCGTCTTCAGCAAATCGTTTATTTTTGTTTGTTTTTTCCTCAAGGCTCCCGACGTTTCCGGGTTTACCAACTCGGAGATATGACTTTCAACAAATTTCGCGTCGGTTTGTATGTTGGCCAGCGCGTGATACTGTTCCGATGTCAAAGGGCCCAACTTGCCCATCAGCATCGCGTCCAAAACCTTAAAACTCCCTTTGACAAAGGGATGGCGCAAATCGTGGGCCCACTCCACCGATTTCATTTGCCCCGCCAACGTCACGAAGATAACCATCAGGGCGCCCTGGGCCCCTTGAACCAAACCGGCGAGGGCTTTCGTGTCTTCGTCGTTAATGTTGTCTTCCCGCCAATAGTCGACCAATTCCGTTTGATAAAAATGTGCCAGCACCGCGGCGTTGAGTGCGGATTCCTCCGAGGGTGTCAAAACAGGAACTCCCTCCTTGGTTTGGCTGCGCAGGCGATCCAACAGATTGAGCCCTTCGGAGCGCAGCCGCAGTTGGTCCACCCTGGGAATTTTCTCAACCCAACCGCGTTTATTGACCAGCCGGTTGAACCCTTCGGCCACTTGGTCCGCGGTCAATTTCAGCGCGTCCCCGCTTTCTTTTATACCCAATTCCATCGAAAGCGCTCGATGCACATAGGCGAAAGCGGGCGTCGACGTGGGCGCAAAATCGAGATAGTCAAGGATCGAAGAAAGCCTGAAATGCTGGGGTCGAAATAAGCTTAGCCCGCGTTTGCGCTTTTGGCCAATGGAAACAAACCCGATCAACTTATCCCCATTAAAAAATGGGGCGCAAAGCTCGGCTTTGATGAGGCGCATGGAATTAAGCACGGCCGGCCGATCGGACTCAAGCACCTCAAACTCGACATATTCCTTCTGCAGTATTTTTCGACTGGAGCGCAAATGAACGGGAAGAGGGTCCGTCACCTTGGGGGACGCATACACCAACTTTCCGAAATCCGCCCCCACGGCCGACATGGCCATGTACATCTGGTGATTCTCATCGATGACGAAAACGGCCGTGCTGTCCACTTCCAGCAAACGATTGACCGAATCCGTTAGATTCGCGGCCCAATGCTTGACCGAAGCCGAAGATGAAATAATCCTTTGGAAACCAGGGGTGTCGTTTAAAAATTGGTATCGCCCCCGGAAGGGTGGTAATTTATCAACAAAACGACGAAACCAACCAATACACTTCTTCTCCAGTAGTGGGGCAAGGAGAAAAATAGTAAAAATCAACAAAACAACAACCAAATGGGATGAAGATAATATTGCCACCGCGCTAAAAGGAATAGTTAACGAAAGAGCAAATAATAAATAAATTGATGCGTATCTAAACACAAGATTAATATCCATCAACTTATATCGAGCGATGGCATATGCTAGGACTAATACATATGCCACTTGAAGTTGGAAATAATAGGGAGGGATGGATTTAAAATATAAAGAGAAGAAAAAAGCAAAAGCTTCAAGAAGGATAAAGAATAGCGCAAGAAACATATAACCAATTTGTCGTTTGGCTAATCCCACCGCCGACTTATACTCCGCAAAAACTTGCTGAAGTGGTATGACGAAACCACTTATCAGGTAAATCATAAACAGCGGCATTCCAACACCTGGAATTTCTTTAAAAGGGCTTAATTGAGTTTCCAAATCTTTAACCAAGAATGGGGTGAAACTTAGCGGAGTTAAAACAATCCCGATGATTTTTAATGATTTCCATATCCATTTAAAATGATCGACCGGACGCCTAATGTAGGCAAACATGAACAAATAAAAAAACCAAACAGAGAATATTCCTGCCAGATAATTGGCTCGAAAAATAAATAGTTTTACATTGTGGGACTCTGGCAGGAGAACCACAACATCTCCAAGGTTCCATAAGGCTAGAGTTGCGTTTGAAATCGCAAAGAGGTACGCCAAACGGTCTCTTCGAAGGGTTAAAGGGAGTGCACCAATGACCGCAGTCAATACCGCAGCCACTATGGAATTGATTACCCTAATATCCATGTGTAAAACTAAGGCATCATACTTCGAACATTCTTAAAGGTTTCGAGAGCCTTATCAATATCAGAATCGGAATGCGTAGCCATGATTGTTGTGCGAACTCGTGTTGCATTCTTTTTAACAGCGGGATAAACTGCGGGAGTTACATAAATCCCCGCCTCTCTTAATCCCCTTGTCATCCATATGGTATGTTCTTCTTTTGGAAATATCACCGGGATAATGGGAGATTGACTTTCCCCAGTATTAAAACCCAAAGACCTAAGACCTTCCCTCATTTTTTTTGTATTTGCCCATAACTTTTTCCGACGCTCAGGCTCTTCTTCTATTAATTTCAAACATTCTAGAATTGCAGCACAAACACTCGGCGGAATTGCTGCGCTAAAAACGAAAGCTCGTGCAGTGTGCTTAAGAATCCGAATTAATTCCTTACTACCTGCAATGAACCCTCCAACCCCCGACAAAGCTTTGCTAAGTGTTCCCATTACGAGCTCCGGCTTTCCTTCCATATGAAAATGTTCCAGGAGGCCCTTCCCATTAGGCCCAAAAACTCCTGTTGCATGGGCTTCATCGACCATCAACGCAGCACCATGGCGTTTGGCAGTGCGATATATCTCCGGCAAGGGGGCAAAATCACCATCCATACTAAATACTGTATCTGTGACAACCAACTTATTTTTATTTTTAGTTCTTGACAGTTTTGAATCCAAATCAGAAGTGTTTTTATGCGAATAAGCTCTAGCATCTGCACCACTCAGGCGCACTCCATCCATCAAACTTGCGTGGTTTTTATCATCAAAGAATACCGCATCTCCTTTGGCCAATATAGTTAACAAAGTTGTTAAATTTGTTGTGTAGCCCGCACTAAAGACACATGCAGCCTCTGTACCTTTAAATCTCGCCAAAGAATCCTCTAATTCCAGATGTATATCAAGTGTTCCCCCAAGTAAACTTGAAGCGGACGGAGAAGATCCATATTTATCAATTGCCTTCTTGGCCGCCTCCTTTACTCGGGGATGAACTGAAAGCCCTAGATAGTTATTGGATGACATCATAATCATATCTCGCCCGTTCACTTGAACATGAGCGCCAGTCCCAGATTGGAGAGGGGTCATAAAAAAATATGAATCTGTTTTCTTTAACTCCCAAATATATCTTGAAAAAAATCGTTTTTCAGATAATCCAGGCCAAAAGCCACGGCGTTCATATTCCCGCAACCCCTCCTCTTTGGCTTTTCTTTCACCCCGAACTAAATTTCTGGAATCACAAAGATTTTCCAACGGAAAAGAAGGAAAATACGAAAAGAGCCCCCCTGCTGGGAAAAATATCCCCGCACGTATTTTATCCCCATTTTTTCTTACCGATACAATCTTTCCGGAAATTAAAGGATTACTCGTATCCTTCTGAAACAATTCAATTTTTTCACCGACTTCCAAACCAATGGTTTCATCAAAACGACAAGTTAAACTATCCTCGGCAATTTCAAATGCAGTTCCTTCGACCTTGTCGGTTTTGTTAGGAATTAAAAAAAAAGTTTTATGGGGTTGAATTAGATAGCGAGGAAAAAGACGACGTCCGCCAGTACTGTTGCTCGGATTCATTTTAACCCCTTCGGAAAGTAATTGTTATTGAAATGAACTTCTCGAAAAGCCCCGAGGAAACAAGGCCCTTTTGATTTTTTCCTATTCAACTTCATCCGGCACATCCAATTCATCAACCAACGAACTGACGATGTCCTTCATGGTTTTACGCATTTCATCGGAGAGGGCGAAGGATTGCTGCCGCAGGGCGTGACCGATGGCCAGGACCAACTCGGACGGGGTTTTGTAGATGTCTTCGCGGCCCTTTTTGGAAACGATCGGTTGGGTGTGCGGGGCAGAGGCGTCCCGGGAGGAGATGTAACTTGCCAACGTGAGAGAACTGGTCGCGTCTTGTTGGCCGATGAGGGCCGTGAAGGGAATGACGGGGATTTCGCGGAATCGGGGGCTGACGGCGAGACGACGGTAAAACCCGGGGCCGTCTTCGCCGGGAAGATGGAAATCCAAAATCAAAACGTGGGGGATTTTATCGGCGGCTTCGAGGGCGCTCCAGGCGTCCTCGGCCGAAAATGCCTGCCAAACATCCATCCCCAGGTACTCCAAATCGCGTTTCAGTGTTTCCTGGGTCTGTTTGTTGTCTTCAACGACCATGATCAACGGTTTTGTGTGCACAAGCCTCCCCTTATGACGACAAAACGTTTCGATTAAATAGCCAGCGAACCGGCTCCTTTTCGACGATGATCGGTCTATGTTCTTAACTCATTGCTATCTTATAAGGCATTTATCTTAAAAAATCAAGCGTTTTAAACGGTTTATTTTAAACCGTTATAATCGGTTTTTTAATAGTGGTTATTTGAAATTAATCATTTATTCGCTATTTCGAGGCAATAATGCCTTCAAAAGTATTTAAAAAAAGCGCGGCCCCCTATCCGGGGGCCGCGCTCCAAAACTCCATTCAAACTTAAAAGAAGCTGATGCCCACCATCGCCTTGCCGTAAACCCCGGACAAATCAACGTCGACTTGGGCGCTCCCCGAGCCGGCTTTTAATTTCACCGATTGGTAGCCCGCTTCGGCGCCCAGGATCAAAGACCCGATTTTAATCCCGGCCTCCGCCGCCACGCCGTAGCTGAATTGGTCCATTTTGAGCGTGGCCTTGTCGCCGTTCCCGCCGGAGTTCGCCAAAATATCCCCGAAAGGCGCGCCCACCGTGACCAACGGTCCGACATAAATCACGCTGTCGATGATGCGCCAGTCCACGAGCACCGTCAAGTTGTTGGCGTCGATGTCCCAGGAATCGGCTCCCAGGGAGGCTTTGCCCTTCAACCACTCGTTGCGCACCCCGACACCCAACGGGAAAGCGGGAATGTTGAAATAGACATCCAAGTTGTAATTGTCGATGGAGTCGCTGTCGAGGCCGCTGTTGATGGCGGTGTTCAAGTCTTTCGGGTCGGCGGCGTTCATGCCAACCCCGGCGCGAATCTCCAGAAGGCCCGCCCGGGCGGTCACGCCCACCAATACCAACGCCACGCCCAGCCACTTATTAGTCTTTAGACGCATTGTCCCTCCCCTTCGACTTGGTCGCCGGTTTCCCGGCAGTTTCGTTTTTAAAAATCACCACCCGATCGCGGCCGTCCCGTTTTGCCCGGAAAAGGGCGACGTCGGCCTCTTGCATCAAAGCCTCTTGATCTGTCTCCCCCGTAGGGGTAATGTCCGTGACGCCGAAACTCATCGTCACGCTGTGGGTGTCCTCCCCCAAACGGAGCACCAAGCGACCCACGGCGCTTCGAACGCGCTCCGCGACGGATCGGGCCGCCTCCCGGTCGCAACCGGGCAAAACCAACAGAAATTCTTCCCCGCCGTACCGCCCGACCGCGTCATAGGGCCGCACTCCCCCCCGCAGGGCTTGAGCCACCTGGCGCAAAGCCTCGTCGCCGGCGATGTGACCGAAACGAACGTTGATTTCCCTAAAGCTGTCGATGTCCGCGCGCACGATGCCGACGGTGTCGTTGCGTCGGACGGCCCGGGCGATTTCCCGTTGAAGGATATCCGTGACGCCCTGGCGGTTCCACAGGCGGGTCAAATCATCGAGGTAGCGGGCGCGTTCGCTTTCCGCCACCTGTTGAATCAATTGCCCCTGGGTTTCGCTCAAATGAACAACTTGCAATTCTTTTTCCACGAAGGCCGCGAGGTCGCGGAAGGCTTGCCGATCTTCCTCGGTCATGGCCCGGGGGCGGTCGTCCATCACGCAGAGGGTGCCGACGTTGCTGCCGTCCGGCGCCTTCACCGGATACCCCGCGTAAAACCGGATGCGCGGCGTTTCCAAGATCCACGGGTTGTCCCGAAAGCGGGAATCGGCGGTGAGGTCATCGACAATCAGCGGGGCGTCTTGCAAAATAGTGTGGGCGCACAGGGAGGTGTCCCGCGGGGATTCGGAGAGGGCCAACCCTTGAATGGATTTGAACCATTGGCGCTTGTCGTCGATGAGGGAAACGTGGGCGATGGGCACGTCAAAGGCGCGGCGCGCCAACCGGGTGATGCGGTCGAAGCGCTCCTCGGCCGGTGTGTCGAGCAACCGGAGCCGTCGGACCGCCTCCAAACGGCGGCCCTCGTCGTTACGCGGTGGGGTTTCGTCCATACAGATCAACCTTAGCCCCGAAACCCGATGGCGTCAAGCCCTGGCGGAAAGGCGCTTCGCTTGCTAAAATCCCCCCAGAACGCGGGTGTAGTTCAATGGTAGAATGGAAGCTTCCCAAGCTTCAGACGTGGGTTCGATTCCCATCACCCGCTCCACTTTCCCCAAGGCCGACTATGTCGGCCTTTTTTATTTTGCCTTTTCGCCCCGATTCAAAGAGGGTGGAGGGCCTCCGCCCCCGGGCATCACCGAAAAAACCCGCGCAAGACGTTGGACGGTGGGATGGGGGTGTTTGCGCCGGGCGGTGATGAGGTAGGCCGACTCGTAGAGGGCAATCCCCCGGGTATCGAGAATTTTCAATGCCCCTTTCGGCCCCACGTTGATGGTGGCTTCGTTCAAGGGGGCGATCCCGTGCCCGGCGACGGCCAGGCGGCGGGCGATCTCCACATCGTCCACTTCGGCCACCACCCGCGGCCGGACTTTCCAGACGTCCAAAAGTTCCAGCACCTCCCGATAGGCGGGGCTGGAGCCGCCCGGAACGATGAACGGGGCGCCCTCCAAATCCCGCGGCCAACGCCGAACCGTGCGGGCCACGGCGGGCGCGGCGACAAAATGGACCGGCACCCGGCCGGCCCAATGGTTCTCAAAACCCTCCCGGTCGGCGCCACCCACCCCGGCGCAAGACAAAACCACGTCCAGCCGTTGATCCCGCAAGTCGCCGCGCAAAGCCTCCAAGGGTCCCTCCTTTAACGTAAGGGTCGAGCGGGGGGCGAGGGCGAGGGTGGTTTCCAAAAGGTTTTGCGCAAAGGCCCGGGGCGTGCCCGTGGCCACCCCGATTTGAACCGCGACGGCCCCCCCCGAGAGGCGGTCCCGAACGGCGTCCTCCATCTCCCGCCCGAGAGCGAAGATGCTTTCGGCGTAATCGAGCACCAGCCGCCCCTCTTCGGTCAGGATTAATTTGCGGTTCCGCCGGTCGAACAACGGGCGCTTGAGGAATTTCTCGAAGGCCTTGATCTGCGCGCTGACCGTCGGCTGGGCCAACAACAACGTGTCCGTGGCTTTGGCGATGGAGCCCGATTTGGCAACCACGAAAAAATAATAGAGATGGTGGAAGTTGAATGGAATCATTTATTAAATCTAATTATAGATGTTTATATATCTATTTTACAAATTTGTTCCATTGCCTTAAAATTAAGCCATTCAACCACCCAGGAGGCTCCCGTGCTGAACGCGTTCAAAG of the Elusimicrobiota bacterium genome contains:
- a CDS encoding pyridoxal phosphate-dependent aminotransferase family protein, with product MNPSNSTGGRRLFPRYLIQPHKTFFLIPNKTDKVEGTAFEIAEDSLTCRFDETIGLEVGEKIELFQKDTSNPLISGKIVSVRKNGDKIRAGIFFPAGGLFSYFPSFPLENLCDSRNLVRGERKAKEEGLREYERRGFWPGLSEKRFFSRYIWELKKTDSYFFMTPLQSGTGAHVQVNGRDMIMMSSNNYLGLSVHPRVKEAAKKAIDKYGSSPSASSLLGGTLDIHLELEDSLARFKGTEAACVFSAGYTTNLTTLLTILAKGDAVFFDDKNHASLMDGVRLSGADARAYSHKNTSDLDSKLSRTKNKNKLVVTDTVFSMDGDFAPLPEIYRTAKRHGAALMVDEAHATGVFGPNGKGLLEHFHMEGKPELVMGTLSKALSGVGGFIAGSKELIRILKHTARAFVFSAAIPPSVCAAILECLKLIEEEPERRKKLWANTKKMREGLRSLGFNTGESQSPIIPVIFPKEEHTIWMTRGLREAGIYVTPAVYPAVKKNATRVRTTIMATHSDSDIDKALETFKNVRSMMP
- a CDS encoding LysR family transcriptional regulator; translated protein: MIPFNFHHLYYFFVVAKSGSIAKATDTLLLAQPTVSAQIKAFEKFLKRPLFDRRNRKLILTEEGRLVLDYAESIFALGREMEDAVRDRLSGGAVAVQIGVATGTPRAFAQNLLETTLALAPRSTLTLKEGPLEALRGDLRDQRLDVVLSCAGVGGADREGFENHWAGRVPVHFVAAPAVARTVRRWPRDLEGAPFIVPGGSSPAYREVLELLDVWKVRPRVVAEVDDVEIARRLAVAGHGIAPLNEATINVGPKGALKILDTRGIALYESAYLITARRKHPHPTVQRLARVFSVMPGGGGPPPSLNRGEKAK
- a CDS encoding outer membrane protein transport protein, encoding MKRLIASVLVFAMGHSAWAVGGGGFANQIVGTRAMGMGNAFVAVADDPSAVFFNPAGLTNVDGTNFSIGFAPHIPSLEYENGPVKSKVANYTPVVPNLYVTTRLADSPWAFGFGVYTHFGLKVVWPFDGPFNYVTTESDLILPHFNPTVSYKVNDKLSVGGGLVYAMASAELKSALPIDGINIALGGAATGAADGEQIMDGDGDGFGATAGVLYRPTENHSVGVTWRSDLKVDIKGDVLAKGFVNESQAFFGGTSYSTGIETSVTLPPSVILGYAYRKGKLTFALDGEWMGFSSYRSTEVDLESGSLLAGFVSPETRHEFKDAWSVGTGVNYVWNDTWQTRMGYTYYPNMSPEANWDPSVPDSSSNGLHIGGTWARKSLSLDLSYSLLNFNKARINNTVGNSVGVTVNGTYDVAVQIISMNLNYRI
- a CDS encoding response regulator is translated as MHTKPLIMVVEDNKQTQETLKRDLEYLGMDVWQAFSAEDAWSALEAADKIPHVLILDFHLPGEDGPGFYRRLAVSPRFREIPVIPFTALIGQQDATSSLTLASYISSRDASAPHTQPIVSKKGREDIYKTPSELVLAIGHALRQQSFALSDEMRKTMKDIVSSLVDELDVPDEVE
- a CDS encoding sensor domain-containing diguanylate cyclase; the encoded protein is MDETPPRNDEGRRLEAVRRLRLLDTPAEERFDRITRLARRAFDVPIAHVSLIDDKRQWFKSIQGLALSESPRDTSLCAHTILQDAPLIVDDLTADSRFRDNPWILETPRIRFYAGYPVKAPDGSNVGTLCVMDDRPRAMTEEDRQAFRDLAAFVEKELQVVHLSETQGQLIQQVAESERARYLDDLTRLWNRQGVTDILQREIARAVRRNDTVGIVRADIDSFREINVRFGHIAGDEALRQVAQALRGGVRPYDAVGRYGGEEFLLVLPGCDREAARSVAERVRSAVGRLVLRLGEDTHSVTMSFGVTDITPTGETDQEALMQEADVALFRAKRDGRDRVVIFKNETAGKPATKSKGRDNASKD